One genomic window of Blastopirellula retiformator includes the following:
- a CDS encoding lipoate--protein ligase family protein, with protein sequence MAVDESLLESTADSQRPTLRFYQWSEPTLSLGYFQKYADRWSHAESRDAACVRRASGGGAILHDVELTYSYCVPTADPRSTSVTSLFDLFHQSLIVTLAELGVTAAICGKPQKHPEGDPFLCFERRSSVDVIVDGYKVCGSAQRRGRGAVLQHGSILLGRSTAAPQLPGIVELAGVRIAADELQNVWLPNLSQILQVNFEIGALTGGEIDLATETEKSRFASPDWTEKK encoded by the coding sequence ATGGCGGTCGACGAATCCTTGCTGGAGTCGACCGCCGACAGCCAGAGGCCGACGCTCCGCTTCTACCAATGGAGCGAGCCAACCCTCTCGCTCGGCTACTTCCAGAAGTACGCCGACCGCTGGTCCCACGCAGAAAGTCGCGACGCCGCCTGCGTACGGCGCGCTTCCGGCGGCGGGGCGATTCTGCATGACGTCGAGCTGACCTACAGCTACTGCGTGCCGACGGCCGATCCCCGCAGCACGTCGGTGACCAGCCTGTTTGACCTGTTCCACCAGTCCCTGATTGTCACGCTGGCTGAGCTGGGCGTGACGGCGGCGATTTGCGGAAAGCCACAGAAGCATCCCGAAGGCGATCCGTTCCTCTGCTTCGAGAGACGGAGCAGCGTCGACGTAATTGTCGATGGATATAAGGTTTGCGGCAGCGCCCAGCGTCGCGGCCGGGGAGCGGTGCTCCAGCATGGCAGCATCCTGCTGGGGCGGTCGACTGCAGCCCCTCAATTGCCGGGAATCGTCGAGCTGGCAGGCGTGAGAATCGCCGCTGATGAGCTGCAAAATGTTTGGCTGCCGAATCTTAGCCAAATTTTGCAGGTGAATTTTGAAATTGGTGCGCTAACCGGGGGGGAAATCGATTTGGCGACGGAAACGGAAAAGTCGCGTTTCGCCTCCCCTGATTGGACCGAGAAGAAGTAG
- a CDS encoding FHA domain-containing protein, whose translation MQVMLRVVRGPSAGKEFKIPVDSFVIGRGDGCHLKPKSDMISRRHCELRVADSKLVIEDFGSKNGTFVNNEQISGTIELKMGDELRVGPLEFLVLIDHSLGAAKRPRVNSVKEAATRVAEAGLNDSDVAGWLAEADEEDRMDRLANPEGRQFRIGETVSVDDFVEDEEQPTSADEAGANTKSGFMGLFAGKKKKEYGKLPHMDKDEAQNSRDAAQETLKKMFDRR comes from the coding sequence ATGCAGGTAATGTTAAGGGTCGTTCGAGGACCGAGCGCCGGTAAGGAATTCAAGATTCCTGTCGACAGCTTTGTCATCGGACGCGGCGATGGATGTCATCTGAAACCGAAAAGCGACATGATTAGTCGCCGACATTGCGAGCTGCGCGTCGCCGACTCGAAGCTAGTGATCGAAGATTTCGGCAGCAAGAATGGCACCTTCGTCAACAACGAACAAATCAGCGGCACGATCGAATTGAAGATGGGGGACGAACTTCGCGTTGGTCCGCTCGAATTCCTCGTGCTGATCGATCATTCGCTCGGAGCCGCCAAACGGCCCCGTGTGAACAGCGTGAAAGAAGCGGCCACGCGGGTCGCCGAAGCTGGCCTCAACGACTCCGACGTCGCCGGCTGGCTGGCCGAAGCGGACGAGGAAGACCGGATGGATCGTCTGGCGAATCCGGAAGGACGTCAGTTCCGCATTGGCGAAACGGTCTCGGTCGACGACTTTGTCGAAGACGAAGAGCAACCGACCTCGGCCGACGAGGCGGGCGCCAACACCAAGTCGGGCTTCATGGGGCTCTTCGCGGGCAAGAAGAAGAAGGAATACGGCAAACTGCCGCATATGGACAAGGACGAAGCCCAAAACAGTCGTGACGCGGCTCAGGAAACGCTGAAAAAGATGTTCGATCGTCGCTAG
- the gcvH gene encoding glycine cleavage system protein GcvH: MDPSQLLYAKTHEWAFVEEQDGGKVATVGISAFAIEALTDLVYLELPKVGAQTTAGQPFGEIESVKAVSDVYAPVTGEVIAVNEELPNKLESLNDDPYVGGWIARIKITDDSGLANLLDQPAYEKQCQEEG, translated from the coding sequence GTGGACCCTTCCCAACTGCTGTACGCGAAAACGCATGAATGGGCCTTCGTCGAAGAACAAGACGGCGGCAAAGTGGCGACCGTCGGCATCAGCGCCTTCGCGATTGAAGCGCTGACCGACCTGGTCTACTTGGAACTGCCGAAAGTCGGCGCCCAAACGACCGCCGGTCAGCCTTTTGGTGAGATCGAATCGGTCAAAGCGGTCAGCGACGTGTATGCTCCCGTCACCGGCGAAGTGATCGCCGTCAACGAAGAGCTGCCGAACAAACTGGAATCGCTGAACGACGACCCCTACGTTGGCGGATGGATCGCCAGGATCAAAATCACGGACGACAGCGGCCTGGCCAACTTGCTGGACCAGCCCGCCTACGAAAAGCAGTGCCAGGAAGAAGGCTAG
- the gcvPB gene encoding aminomethyl-transferring glycine dehydrogenase subunit GcvPB yields MRNTRSTQLLTELSQPGRRAVVLPKCDVPETPLSELLPADALADNPPALPELAEPEVVRHYTNLSTLNMSVDTHYYPLGSCTMKYNPKRNERLASLPGIVDLHPYQPEDSLQGMLQLLFELQDFLTEISGLPAVSLQPAAGAHGEWTALMAAAAYFRSIGQESRKLVLSPDSSHGTNPASAQMAGFTAVTVRTVDGAVDMDDLRSKLNDQVAVFMITNPSTLGLFETQMAEIADAVHAAGGLIYLDGANMNAVLGISRPGDIGADMMHYNPHKTFSGPHGGGGPGAGPICVAEKLGPFLPSPIVVKAGDKYRLDYDRPNSIGRVRTFFGNVGVLVRAYCYILSYGPDGLKAVSENAVLNANYLLSKVKHFMPVPHGTRCMHEFVASAAKLKQEKGVTAMDVAKRLLDYGYHAPTVYFPLTVPEAMMIEPTETESKEMLDAFVETLFRITEESADLLHEAPHTTPISRPNEVAAARQPCLRAVCN; encoded by the coding sequence ATGCGTAATACCCGCTCTACCCAGCTGCTGACCGAGCTTTCGCAACCGGGTCGTCGCGCCGTGGTTCTGCCGAAGTGCGACGTCCCCGAAACCCCGCTCAGCGAGCTGCTGCCCGCCGACGCGCTGGCCGATAATCCGCCGGCATTGCCGGAACTGGCCGAGCCCGAAGTGGTGCGGCACTACACCAACCTGTCGACCCTCAACATGTCGGTCGATACGCATTACTACCCGCTCGGTTCGTGCACGATGAAGTACAACCCGAAGCGGAACGAGCGTCTCGCTTCGCTGCCGGGCATCGTCGACTTGCACCCGTATCAGCCCGAAGATTCGCTGCAAGGAATGTTGCAGTTGCTGTTTGAGCTGCAGGACTTCCTGACGGAGATCTCGGGTCTGCCGGCCGTGTCGCTGCAACCTGCCGCTGGCGCCCATGGCGAATGGACCGCGCTGATGGCGGCCGCCGCCTACTTCCGTTCGATCGGACAAGAGAGCCGCAAGCTGGTCCTTTCGCCCGACAGCTCGCACGGCACCAACCCGGCCAGCGCCCAGATGGCGGGCTTCACCGCGGTCACCGTCAGAACGGTCGACGGCGCGGTCGATATGGATGACCTCCGCAGCAAGCTGAACGACCAGGTCGCCGTCTTCATGATCACCAACCCAAGCACGCTCGGCTTGTTTGAAACGCAGATGGCCGAGATCGCCGACGCGGTCCACGCCGCCGGCGGTTTGATCTATCTGGACGGCGCCAACATGAACGCGGTCCTGGGGATTTCGCGTCCCGGCGACATCGGCGCCGACATGATGCACTACAACCCGCACAAGACCTTCAGCGGCCCTCACGGCGGCGGTGGTCCTGGCGCTGGTCCGATCTGCGTCGCCGAAAAGCTGGGCCCATTCCTGCCGTCGCCAATCGTAGTCAAAGCAGGCGACAAGTATCGTCTCGACTACGATCGCCCCAACTCGATCGGTCGCGTTCGCACCTTCTTCGGCAATGTCGGCGTGCTCGTCCGGGCTTACTGCTACATCTTGTCGTACGGGCCCGATGGTCTGAAGGCGGTGTCGGAAAACGCCGTGCTGAACGCCAACTACCTGTTGAGCAAGGTGAAGCACTTCATGCCGGTTCCGCACGGGACTCGCTGCATGCACGAGTTTGTCGCTTCGGCGGCCAAGCTGAAGCAGGAGAAAGGCGTCACCGCGATGGACGTCGCCAAGCGGTTGCTTGACTACGGCTATCACGCTCCGACCGTTTACTTCCCGCTGACGGTGCCCGAAGCGATGATGATCGAACCGACCGAAACGGAAAGCAAAGAGATGCTCGACGCCTTCGTCGAAACCCTCTTCCGCATCACCGAAGAGTCGGCCGATCTGCTGCACGAAGCGCCCCACACGACGCCGATCAGCCGTCCGAATGAAGTGGCGGCGGCGCGTCAGCCCTGCCTGCGGGCCGTTTGCAACTAG
- the gcvPA gene encoding aminomethyl-transferring glycine dehydrogenase subunit GcvPA gives MAYLFNTPQEQQEMLASIGAASIEELFEQIPPSLRLGRPLDLPPAMGELELTQHLSSLAAKSQGPGDKVCFLGGGSYDHFIPAAVDAIASRGEFYTSYTPYQPEVSQGNLQAMFEYQTLICELTGMDVSNASLYDGGSALAEAVIMSMNTVRRHEKIVVLGSIHPEYRQILETYFGPLGLEIVVAPTTNGTADPAEVEALVDDQTACVVVQSPNFFGSPEQVQALADIAHAKGALLVQSFDPLSLGVLKRPGDLGADIAVAEGHALGSPMQYGGPYLGIMTCREQFVRRMPGRICGETTDRRGKRCWVLTLQTREQHIRREKATSNICTNQGLFALRASIYLALMGPQGMKEVGELCARKSHYAAQQIASHERFELAFDTPFFKEFVVRDTQNDVATVLAEASEAGFFAGVALGTWFPELADCFLVTVTEKRTRVEIDGLVKTLALTTNRTTIHA, from the coding sequence ATGGCTTACCTATTTAACACTCCCCAAGAGCAGCAAGAAATGCTCGCCTCGATCGGCGCGGCTTCGATCGAAGAGCTGTTCGAGCAAATCCCGCCGTCACTGCGTCTCGGTCGTCCTCTCGACCTGCCGCCAGCGATGGGGGAACTGGAACTAACGCAACACTTGTCGAGCCTGGCCGCCAAAAGCCAAGGCCCGGGTGACAAGGTCTGTTTCTTAGGGGGCGGAAGCTACGATCACTTCATTCCCGCGGCGGTCGATGCGATCGCGTCCCGCGGCGAGTTCTACACCTCCTACACTCCCTACCAACCGGAAGTGTCGCAGGGGAACTTGCAGGCGATGTTCGAGTATCAGACGCTGATCTGCGAACTAACCGGCATGGACGTCTCCAACGCCAGTCTCTACGACGGCGGCAGCGCCCTGGCCGAAGCGGTGATCATGAGCATGAACACCGTTCGTCGCCATGAAAAGATCGTCGTCCTTGGCAGCATCCATCCCGAGTATCGCCAGATCCTGGAGACCTACTTCGGTCCGCTCGGTCTGGAAATCGTCGTCGCGCCGACCACCAATGGCACGGCCGATCCGGCCGAAGTCGAAGCGCTGGTCGACGACCAAACCGCCTGCGTCGTGGTCCAGTCGCCCAACTTCTTCGGCTCGCCCGAGCAAGTGCAAGCCTTGGCTGACATCGCCCACGCCAAAGGCGCGCTGTTGGTTCAGTCGTTCGATCCGCTCAGCCTGGGAGTGCTGAAGCGTCCCGGCGACCTGGGCGCCGATATCGCCGTCGCCGAAGGACATGCTCTTGGTTCGCCGATGCAGTATGGCGGTCCCTATCTTGGCATCATGACCTGCCGCGAGCAGTTCGTCCGCCGCATGCCGGGCCGTATCTGCGGCGAAACGACCGATCGCCGCGGCAAGCGCTGCTGGGTGCTGACGCTGCAAACGCGCGAACAGCATATCCGCCGCGAAAAGGCGACCAGCAACATCTGTACCAACCAAGGGTTGTTCGCCCTTCGCGCTTCGATCTACCTGGCCCTGATGGGACCGCAGGGAATGAAAGAAGTGGGCGAGTTGTGTGCCCGCAAGTCGCACTACGCGGCCCAGCAGATCGCCTCGCACGAGCGATTTGAGTTGGCGTTCGACACGCCGTTCTTCAAAGAGTTCGTCGTCCGCGATACGCAAAATGACGTCGCCACCGTGTTGGCCGAAGCGTCCGAAGCAGGCTTCTTCGCCGGCGTCGCCCTGGGAACCTGGTTCCCCGAACTGGCCGACTGCTTCCTGGTTACCGTGACCGAAAAACGAACTCGCGTCGAGATCGACGGTCTTGTGAAAACTTTGGCCCTGACTACCAACCGGACGACGATCCATGCGTAA